One Nostoc sp. UHCC 0302 DNA window includes the following coding sequences:
- the rsmG gene encoding 16S rRNA (guanine(527)-N(7))-methyltransferase RsmG, translating to MTNDNLLPQMAEIWQQTLNWQPTVQQQEQFQRLYELILEGNLQLNLTRITDPLEFWEKHLWDSLRGITTQMQFIPSLQAGASVIDIGTGAGFPGIPVALAVPNCTVTLLDSTRKKITFLDKVLTELTLTNTKTLIGRAEEIGQQLQQRQTYDIALIRAVGTASVCAEYALPLLKQSGLAIIYRGNWTENETTALENAVNQLGGVIESIEAFTTPLSESIRHCLYLRKVAPTSASFPRTVGLPSQKPL from the coding sequence ATGACAAATGACAACTTACTGCCACAGATGGCAGAAATCTGGCAGCAGACTCTCAACTGGCAACCAACTGTCCAACAGCAGGAGCAATTTCAGCGGCTTTATGAATTAATTTTGGAAGGCAACCTTCAACTGAATTTAACTCGCATAACCGACCCTTTAGAGTTTTGGGAAAAACATCTCTGGGATTCTCTGCGGGGAATTACCACACAAATGCAATTTATACCCTCTCTACAAGCAGGTGCATCTGTGATTGATATTGGCACGGGTGCGGGTTTTCCAGGTATTCCGGTAGCACTGGCTGTACCGAATTGCACAGTTACTCTTCTGGATTCTACTCGCAAGAAAATTACTTTTCTTGACAAAGTTTTGACAGAACTTACTCTGACTAATACCAAAACTCTTATTGGCAGAGCTGAAGAAATTGGTCAGCAACTCCAGCAACGACAAACCTATGATATTGCCTTAATCCGTGCTGTGGGGACAGCATCTGTCTGTGCAGAATATGCCTTACCATTACTCAAACAAAGTGGTTTAGCGATAATTTATCGTGGTAATTGGACAGAGAATGAAACAACAGCTTTAGAAAATGCTGTTAACCAACTGGGTGGCGTCATTGAATCAATAGAAGCATTTACCACACCCCTAAGTGAAAGCATTCGTCATTGCCTGTACTTGCGAAAAGTAGCACCCACATCAGCTAGCTTTCCTCGTACTGTTGGTTTACCCAGCCAAAAGCCACTCTAA
- the trpC gene encoding indole-3-glycerol phosphate synthase TrpC, with product MTYSATTPNSRLQPIIREIVWHKKYEVAQIQQEMSFASLQRQLTAAPTVRDFLTALQQSPYRPCIIAEVKKASLTHGLIKADFEPIAIAKAYERGGATCISVVTDKKFFQGGFDHLRAIRYRIPLPLLCKDFILDPCQIYLARAAGADAVLLIAAILSDRELQNFLRVIHYLGMNALIEVHSLAELDRVLKFDDIRLIGINNRSLEDFSIDISTTQELLTARRSQLQSLGILVVSECGLYTPADLSLVAEVGTHAVLMGESLVKEEDLELAMRSLLRLDSSTHDHLKKGVKGR from the coding sequence ATGACTTACTCAGCCACTACTCCTAATAGTCGTTTGCAACCCATTATCAGAGAGATAGTGTGGCACAAAAAGTATGAAGTTGCCCAAATCCAGCAAGAGATGTCTTTTGCTTCTTTGCAACGCCAGTTAACTGCTGCTCCAACCGTGCGCGATTTTTTAACTGCTTTGCAACAAAGTCCTTACCGACCGTGCATCATTGCAGAGGTGAAGAAAGCCTCTCTAACTCATGGACTTATCAAAGCAGACTTTGAGCCAATAGCGATCGCCAAAGCCTATGAACGAGGTGGCGCAACTTGTATCTCGGTTGTCACCGACAAAAAGTTTTTCCAAGGCGGTTTTGATCATCTGCGTGCTATTCGCTACCGCATACCATTGCCTTTACTGTGCAAAGACTTCATTTTAGACCCCTGCCAAATTTATTTAGCACGCGCGGCTGGTGCAGATGCGGTACTTTTGATAGCAGCAATACTTTCAGATCGAGAACTCCAAAACTTTTTGCGAGTTATCCACTACTTGGGGATGAATGCTTTAATAGAAGTTCATAGTTTAGCTGAACTGGATCGAGTGCTAAAATTTGACGACATACGTTTAATAGGAATTAATAACCGCAGTTTAGAAGATTTTAGTATTGATATTAGCACTACTCAGGAACTACTTACAGCTAGGCGATCGCAACTGCAAAGCTTAGGTATTCTCGTTGTCAGTGAATGTGGATTGTATACACCTGCTGATTTATCTCTTGTCGCTGAGGTTGGTACACATGCAGTTCTAATGGGAGAGTCCTTAGTTAAAGAAGAGGATTTAGAGCTAGCTATGCGTAGTTTACTCAGGCTTGATTCATCCACTCACGACCACTTAAAAAAAGGAGTCAAGGGAAGATAG